Within the Chiloscyllium plagiosum isolate BGI_BamShark_2017 unplaced genomic scaffold, ASM401019v2 scaf_35224, whole genome shotgun sequence genome, the region agtctctcgctctctcatacacacacacacacacacacacagaccgttAACGGTGTTAACgctgtctctcatacacacacacacagacagttaaCGGTGTTAAcgctgtctctcacacacacacagaccattaACGGTGTTAACGCTGTCTCTCGCTCTATCTCCTACAGGAGTGTACTGATGGTTATGAGTGGGATCACCAGAGGCAGCACTGTCGAGGTAGGTCTGACCCAGCTCTGTCGCCTTGCTGCACGGTACCAATCCCCCACAGCATCAATCAGCTCCCCGCTTCCTCTCCCgtgcacaggaggaggccattctgctcctCATAGCCGAGCTATCTCTTGGGAACAGTTCTCCTTTCCCTGCTTACCCCATTTTTGGAAAGTTCCTGTTGAATCCCCGCTCCTCCCTTCTGAGTGTCCCAGATCCCACCAACCTCAAATAAACCACTCTCCCCCTCTCTCGGGTACTGTtccccattctcttccaaatgtgTCTCTCCGGTGATCCACCCTGCTGCCAATTGGAAGCCTTGTTGACCCAATCCAACAGCCCCTTGCTCATTCTGAACATCTCCATCCCAGCTTCCCTTCCTGCTCCCAGGGGCGGGGTGGGGGTGATTCCAGTGTCCCCAGACTCTCTGCACGTTCACTGACTCCCTCCTGCCTGGCCCCATCCTCCCACAGCCGTGCTGTCAGCCTCTACAGGCGTAGGCCCGAAGCTCACCCTATCCAGCCCACCTACTTCCAGGGGGATGTAGTCCAGGGGGCGAGGGGTGGTGGGATGAGCCAGGGACTATATCAATGCGGCAGCAGCTCACTTACACACTTTCCAACACCGTTTTCTCTCGTCTGGTGGCTGGGCAGGCAAACCTGAGCTGGGTAGGCCGCAGCCTGGGAGGAGGCCGGGTTGGCTACAGAAGATGGCGGAAGCCAATGGGAGGGCTTCGGGAGATGCTGGCCCAGTGGGAttgtcactgaactgttaatccagatgctccaggataatgttctgaggactcaGCTTCGaatccaattttaaaacaaatctggaattaagagtctaatgatcacCATAAATACATTACCGGAAAATCccgtctggctcactaatgtcctttagggaaagaagctgccatctttacccggtctgggcctacacgtgactccagacccacatcaatgtggttaggcagcatggtgattcagtggttagcactgctgtttccagcactggggacccaggttgaattccaccctcgggcgactgtctgggcggggtttgcacattcaccccgtgtctgcgtggagtttcctccgggtgctccactttcctcccacactccaaagatgtgcaggttagggtggattggccgtgctaaattgtcccatagtgcccagggatgtgcaggttagggtgggttggccatgggaaattgtcccatagtgtccagggatatgcaggtgagggtggattaaTCAGGAGTGAATGGAGGATGATGGGTcgggggaatggctctgggtgggttcctctccGGAGGGTGGCTCtgattgaatgttttgttttggtgCTTCCCTCCACAGACATCGACGAGTGTGAGACCATCCCCGGGGCGTGTAAGGGCACCATGAAGTGTTTCAATCACTACGGGGGTTACCTGTGCCTCCCTCGCTCAGCGTCGATCATCACCCACAACGACGTGGGCCCCGATGGACAGGGGGGTCCGAATCCCCCACTGCCCCCGGACACTGCCTCTCATCCGCAGTCCCCCGCTGGGGGCTCCGACCCCTGCTCGCAGGGGTATACCCTCAACCAGGAGGAGCAGTGCGTAGGTGAGTGAAGCGTCACCGGGGAAATGGCGCTCGGTCACCGGGGCCTATTCCAGAGACCTCAAAGTCCTGCATTGCCGTAGCGCCCTTCACGAGGGTCAGGGCTGCCCCAAAGCGACGCAGGGCCCTCAAAGCCCCACCCTCAGAAACGCAGTGAGCCAGAGGCCCACTGGTCCTCCATCTTGCCTCGGCCCACTGGCATCCTGGGAATCCCCTGTCGATGTCCCGATGTCACCTCTCCTGGCTCTCCCCTCGCAATATGAAACCCAACGGCTGtcaaaccccgcccccccccccccactactgGGGTTGGGGGAAGTGTCGGAGGGCCAAGGAGTAGGGATACTCAAGGGGCAAATCGCCCGATCAGACAGAAACTGATCGAAGTTGGGAGCACAGCTCTTAATGATGGTGACCGTGACAACGGCCTTCCATTGTCGGAAAAATCTATCCCTGTTCCCTTAACGCCTGTTGGGAAATCGATCATCCGTTACCAGTCTGGCCTCCCCTtgcccccacacccctcccatcaATGGGGTTCATTCTTAATAGTTACCCCCCTCCAAAATGGTGTGAGAGAGACGGTCAGCTCAAGGGGCGATTAGGGATTGAGGAAAGGAGAGTGTCTCACCCaccaacagtgcccgctccctcagcactgaccctccgacagtgcccgctccctcagcaatgaccctccgacagtgccggctccctcagcactgaccctccgacagtgcccgctccctcagcactgacccaccgacagtgcccgctccctcagcactgaccctccgacagtgcccgttccctcagtactgatctccGACAGtgtccgctccctcagcactgaccctccgacagtgNNNNNNNNNNNNNNNNNNNNNNNNNNNNNNNNNNNNNNNNNNNNNNNNNNNNNNNNNNNNNNNNNNNNNNNNNNNNNNNNNNNNNNNNNNNNNNNNNNNNNNNNNNNNNNNNNNNNNNNNNNNNNNNNNNNNNNNNNNNNNNNNNNNNNNNNNNNNNNNNNNNNNNNNNNNNNNNNNNNNNNNNNNNNNNNNNNNNNNNNNNNNNNNNNNNNNNNNNNNNNNNNNNNNNNNNNNNNNNNNNNNNNNNNNNNNNNNNNNNNNNNNNNNNNNNNNNNNNNNNNNNNNNNNNNNNNNNNNNNNNNNNNNNNNNNNNNNNNNNNNNNNNNNNNNNNNNNNNNNNNNNNNNNNNNNNNNNNNNNNNNNNNNNNNNNNNNNNNNNNNNNNNNNNNNNNNNNNNNNNNNNNNNNNNNNNNNNNNNNNNNNNNNNNNNNNNNNNNNNNNNNNNNNNNNNNNNNNNNNNNNNNNNNNNNNNNNNNNNNNNNNNNNNNNNNNNNNNNNNNNNNNNNNNNNNNNNNNNNNNNNNNNNNNNNNNNNNNNNNNNNNNNNNNNNNNNNNNNNNNNNNNNNNNNNNNNNNNNNNNNNNNNNNNNNNNNNNNNNNNNNNNNNNNNNNNNNNNNNNNNNNNNNNNNNNNNNNNNNNNNNNNNNNNNNNNNNNNNNNNNNNNNNNNNNNNNNNNNNNNNNNNNNNNNNNNNNNNNNNNNNNNNNNNNNNNNNNNNNNNNNNNNNNNNNNNNNNNNNNNNNNNNNNNNNNNNNNNNNNNNNNNNNNNNNNNNNNNNNNNNNNNNNNNNNNNNNNNNNNNNNNNNNNNNNNNNNNNNNNNNNNNNNNNNNNNNNNNNNNNNNNNNNNNNNNNNNNNNNNNNNNNNNNNNNNNNNNNNNNNNNNNNNNNNNNNNNNNNNNNNNNNNNNNNNNNNNNNNNNNNNNNNNNNNNNNNNNNNNNNNNNNNNNNNNNNNNNNNNNNNNNNNNNNNNNNNNNNNNNNNNNNNNNNNNNNNNNNNNNNNNNNNNNNNNNNNNNNNNNNNNNNNNNNNNNNNNNNNNNNNNNNNNNNNNNNNNNNNNNNNNNNNNNNNNNNNNNNNNNNNNNNNNNNNNNNNNNNNNNNNNNNNNNNNNNNNNNNNNNNNNNNNNNNNNNNNNNNNNNNNNNNNNNNNNNNNNNNNNNNNNNNNNNNNNNNNNNNNNNNNNNNNNNNNNNNNNNNNNNNNNNNNNNNNNNNNNNNNNNNNNNNNNNNNNNNNNNNNNNNNNNNNNNNNNNNNNNggtggattggccgtgctaaattgtcccatagtgcccagggatgtgcaggttagggtggattggctgtgctaaattgtcccatagtgcccagggatgtgcaggttagggtggattggctgtgggaaatgtaggtgacagggatagggtcgggggggtggggtgtgggtgggatgcttgtTGGGGGGTTGGTACacacgtgatgggccaaatggcccactgccacactgtcgggattctgtgataccccctcagcctccgacgctctggggaaaacagccccggtctagggggggtggggtgtgggtgggatgcttgtTGGGGGGTTGGTACacacgtgatgggccaaatggcccactgccacactgtcgggattctgtgataccccctcagcctccgacgctctggggaaaacagccccggtctattcagcctctccctatcgctccaatccagggcaacatccttgtagatcttttctgaaccctttcaagtttcaccgcATCCTTCCTGcagcggggagaccagaattcaacacagtattccaaagatggcctaaccaacgtcccgtggagccacaacatgacctcccaactcgtttACTCAA harbors:
- the LOC122545935 gene encoding EGF-containing fibulin-like extracellular matrix protein 2 — protein: ECTDGYEWDHQRQHCRDIDECETIPGACKGTMKCFNHYGGYLCLPRSASIITHNDVGPDGQGGPNPPLPPDTASHPQSPAGGSDPCSQGYTLNQEEQCVDINECRFRYCQHRCVNSPGSFTCQCEPGFTLGQDNHSCV